Proteins encoded within one genomic window of Triticum aestivum cultivar Chinese Spring chromosome 2D, IWGSC CS RefSeq v2.1, whole genome shotgun sequence:
- the LOC123055298 gene encoding uncharacterized protein — MRTEVIKADTIDAAAERILDELKNTRSRENAIYFDGWDGLGASAVLRAVAQRLAPKEQTRPPGLEFEQVIHIDSSKWESRRAVQREISEQLKLPGWVRKMFDKQDEDDDFSGMDQGSRTEIAEVTAEIHRSMQSRRFLLVLHNGSSEEIDTFNLGLSLYGYLSSKMLWTFQGRFRLDPKLRDKVVAKNTTDVLLSASRSKRDPQDLWSYLLLEEAKDVSCKHGLDPATVAECYSYMLERSYMSQNIIDYEWTLHASKWH, encoded by the exons ATGCGAACTGAG GTTATAAAGGCGGACACCATTGATGCAGCTGCTGAACGAATTCTTGATGAACTCAAAAACACTAGAAGCAGAGAGAATGCTATCTACTTTGATGGCTGGGATGGCCTGGGGGCATCTGCCGTCCTGCGAGCCGTGGCCCAGCGGCTGGCACCAAAGGAACAAACAAGGCCCCCAGGACTGGAGTTTGAGCAAGTCATCCACATTGACTCCTCAAAGTGGGAGAGCAGAAGAGCGGTGCAGAGGGAAATCTCAGAGCAGCTGAAGCTTCCCGGTTGGGTGAGGAAGATGTTTGACAAgcaagatgaggatgatgatttcAGCGGTATGGATCAAGGCTCTCGCACTGAGATAGCAGAAGTCACGGCTGAGATCCATAGGAGCATGCAGAGCCGCAGGTTTCTTCTGGTTCTTCACAACGGAAGCAGCGAGGAGATTGACACATTTAACCTCGGTCTTTCCCTATATGGATACTTGAGtagcaagatgctttggaccttcCAAGGGAGGTTTCGGCTCGACCCCAAGCTGCGAGACAAGGTTGTGGCAAAGAACACAACTGATGTTCTTCTCTCAGCTTCGCGCTCTAAGCGAGACCCACAAGATCTCTGGTCCTATCTACTTCTTGAAGAAGCTAAGGACGTCTCCTGCAAGCATGGCCTGGATCCTGCAACTGTTGCTGAGTGCTACTCGTACATGTTGGAGCGGAGTTACATGAGCCAAAATATCATTGACTATGAGTGGACTCTCCATGCGAGTAAATGGCACTGA